One window of candidate division WOR-3 bacterium genomic DNA carries:
- a CDS encoding UvrD-helicase domain-containing protein has protein sequence MAKKKGTVVLDKDTNLKFPHILIIDASAGTGKTHTLAQRYVQYILSQVIPYNTPSNILAITFTNNAAREMKQRILDWLKKLALGIDCEEKRQTLELVSLSPEQIKKQAKIVLDNILKHWSDFHIQTIDSFMSRILRSSAHEIGIPLETEITESYEVLVDSALAIIFKDVEDRAVQEELEQFLELLNQESNTFAWNPQFRIIEKFTEFLKEEGKVLEKIIFEDSFAEINKRLALITEIYQKVVELGFKDKIKKTMQEAVEQSNIKELIGGFDRVSLWFNKKQLNALDESVENICKELPQIIEELTVLYSNSHYFHYGIFYEKFKKALNIEKRKNEIIHFDDINKILSEYIRRDNVPEVYYRLGDTLYHFMLDEFQDTDRVQWENIQPLLFEAYSKGGSFFAVGDMKQAIYLFRKADYRIMRNIVQKIRFRDSYESSYLPDNVIDNARIIPLEENFRSGNVILTYVDNIFKNKLKQIQDVILLKEDRTGLTDYVQTTKKKYQGYVKTIVLNKSEEELEKDALLEIINDVLKRYQPRDIAILAHKNRHIEKIVEWLTEKSIDTASFSSLNIKKRKIIMEIVNLLQFLDSPIDNLSFATFITGDIFLSAVKSWGREIKREDILSFIMDATAQKSSGTNLYVEFRDGLEFSSLWQKFFEDIFNKVGYYPLYDLISEIYRTFKVFDNFKEEAGFLARFLEAISLIEAKGMNNIKDFLKLVAEEQEESVLNIMLPDYIDAVKVMTFHKAKGLGFPVVINMIYDEGGGPQYMFFDKEDEHLKIYYIIKGFQEKSAKLARIYSEKNLDELIQTLNLLYVANTRAMNELYNIVIKRDDRYHNAYTDLFEEFEDGEKIAPLERAISRPESTEIKIPEHFEIEFVEQEERNWSINRILETKKGEFFHEILAQIDFVGSDIDKKLDEVMKRVLTKSKEIYEFEWIKETILNFLNIDKAREWFNEKPGREVYQEIEYTNEQGLLYRIDRVVIDPESITIIDFKTGTDELDYYYNQLRNYIRIVKNLNPQKEVKGYIAFIETGKINEVK, from the coding sequence ATGGCTAAGAAAAAAGGCACAGTAGTTTTAGATAAAGATACAAATTTAAAATTTCCACATATTTTGATAATTGATGCCTCGGCAGGAACAGGAAAGACACACACCCTTGCCCAGCGTTATGTCCAGTATATACTTTCACAAGTTATTCCTTATAATACCCCCAGCAATATCCTTGCTATTACTTTTACAAACAATGCCGCAAGAGAGATGAAACAAAGAATTCTTGATTGGTTGAAAAAACTTGCATTGGGAATTGACTGCGAAGAGAAAAGGCAGACTTTGGAACTTGTTAGTTTAAGCCCGGAACAGATTAAGAAACAAGCGAAAATAGTACTGGATAATATCCTCAAACATTGGTCAGATTTCCATATTCAGACTATTGATAGTTTTATGAGCCGGATTTTGCGTTCCTCAGCACATGAAATAGGTATACCACTTGAGACTGAAATTACAGAATCCTATGAAGTGCTTGTTGATTCTGCCCTCGCTATTATTTTCAAGGATGTGGAGGATAGAGCGGTACAAGAAGAATTAGAACAGTTTCTTGAACTTTTAAACCAGGAATCTAATACGTTTGCATGGAATCCACAATTCAGAATAATTGAAAAATTTACAGAATTCCTTAAAGAAGAAGGGAAGGTATTGGAGAAAATTATTTTTGAAGATAGTTTCGCCGAAATCAATAAAAGGTTGGCTCTTATTACTGAGATATATCAGAAGGTCGTAGAATTGGGGTTTAAGGATAAGATAAAAAAGACAATGCAAGAGGCAGTGGAACAAAGCAACATAAAAGAACTAATTGGTGGATTTGATAGAGTATCATTATGGTTTAATAAAAAACAGCTTAACGCCCTTGATGAAAGCGTGGAAAATATCTGCAAGGAACTTCCCCAGATTATTGAAGAACTTACTGTGCTTTATTCAAATTCACATTATTTCCACTATGGTATTTTTTATGAAAAATTTAAAAAGGCGTTAAATATTGAGAAAAGGAAAAACGAGATTATCCATTTTGATGATATTAATAAAATACTTTCGGAATATATCAGGCGGGATAATGTCCCCGAAGTTTATTACCGTCTTGGTGATACCCTTTACCATTTTATGCTTGATGAATTTCAGGATACAGACCGCGTCCAGTGGGAGAATATTCAGCCTTTGCTATTTGAGGCTTATTCCAAGGGAGGTTCTTTCTTTGCAGTGGGTGATATGAAACAGGCAATATATCTCTTTCGCAAAGCGGATTATCGGATAATGCGAAACATTGTCCAGAAGATTAGGTTCCGGGACAGTTATGAGAGTTCATATTTACCTGACAATGTTATTGATAATGCCCGCATCATTCCACTTGAAGAAAATTTCCGCAGTGGGAATGTTATACTCACCTATGTTGATAACATTTTCAAAAATAAATTGAAACAAATTCAGGATGTAATACTCCTTAAAGAAGACCGAACTGGCCTGACCGATTATGTGCAGACAACAAAGAAAAAATATCAAGGTTATGTAAAAACAATTGTATTGAATAAAAGTGAAGAAGAATTAGAAAAGGATGCACTCTTGGAAATAATAAATGATGTTCTTAAAAGATATCAGCCCCGCGATATTGCGATTCTTGCTCACAAAAATAGACATATTGAGAAGATTGTAGAATGGTTAACCGAGAAATCTATTGATACTGCTTCCTTCAGTTCTTTGAACATCAAGAAACGGAAGATAATAATGGAGATTGTTAATCTTTTACAATTTCTTGATTCACCAATTGATAATCTGAGTTTTGCTACTTTCATCACAGGCGATATTTTTTTAAGTGCCGTAAAATCCTGGGGCAGAGAAATTAAGCGCGAAGATATATTATCATTTATTATGGATGCAACGGCCCAAAAGAGTTCTGGAACAAATCTTTATGTAGAATTTAGAGATGGTCTTGAATTTTCTTCACTCTGGCAGAAATTCTTTGAAGACATTTTTAATAAAGTTGGATATTATCCACTCTATGACCTAATCTCTGAAATTTACAGGACCTTCAAGGTCTTTGATAACTTTAAAGAAGAAGCGGGTTTTTTAGCAAGGTTTCTTGAAGCAATAAGTCTCATTGAGGCTAAGGGAATGAATAATATTAAAGATTTTTTAAAACTTGTTGCCGAAGAACAGGAAGAATCTGTTCTCAATATAATGCTTCCTGATTACATTGATGCGGTCAAGGTGATGACATTCCATAAGGCAAAAGGGCTCGGCTTCCCGGTGGTTATAAATATGATATATGACGAAGGAGGGGGACCCCAATATATGTTTTTTGATAAAGAAGATGAACACCTTAAGATTTATTATATCATAAAGGGTTTCCAGGAAAAATCTGCGAAACTGGCGAGAATTTATTCCGAAAAAAATCTGGATGAATTGATTCAAACACTAAATCTTTTATACGTCGCTAATACACGGGCGATGAATGAATTGTATAATATTGTTATAAAAAGGGATGACCGATACCACAATGCCTATACCGATCTCTTTGAGGAATTTGAAGACGGCGAGAAAATTGCTCCACTTGAAAGGGCAATTAGCAGACCTGAATCTACAGAAATCAAAATACCCGAACATTTTGAAATAGAGTTCGTTGAACAGGAGGAAAGGAATTGGTCAATAAATCGGATTCTGGAGACAAAAAAGGGTGAGTTTTTCCACGAAATTCTGGCACAGATAGATTTTGTCGGGAGTGATATTGATAAGAAACTGGATGAAGTTATGAAACGGGTTTTAACAAAATCAAAAGAGATTTATGAGTTTGAATGGATTAAAGAGACGATTTTGAATTTTTTAAATATTGATAAAGCAAGGGAATGGTTTAATGAAAAACCCGGTAGAGAGGTATATCAGGAAATAGAATATACTAACGAACAAGGCTTATTATATCGCATTGACCGTGTTGTGATTGATCCCGAAAGTATCACAATTATTGATTTCAAGACCGGCACTGATGAACTTGATTATTACTATAACCAGTTGAGAAACTATATAAGAATTGTAAAAAATCTAAATCCACAAAAAGAGGTGAAGGGATATATTGCATTTATTGAGACCGGAAAAATAAATGAGGTAAAATGA